The Kribbella amoyensis genomic sequence TGGCGCGGCCCCGTCCACAGGCCCCCCGTCCACAGGCCCCCCGTCCGCAGGCCACCTCCGCAGGCCACCTCCGCAGGCCCACCTCCGCAGGCCCACCTCCGCAGGCCCACCTCCGCAGGCCCACCTCCGCATGCTCACGTGCGCGCGCTCACGTACGCGCGCTCACGTACGCGCGCTCACCGTCCCCACGCCGTCGTCCGCCTGCCCACGTACGCGCGCCATAGTCCCCACGCCGTCCCCACGCCATAGTCCGCACACCCACGTCCGCACGCTCCGTCCGCGCAGTCTCGGCCGCGCGCACTCGGCTGCCCCGTCGCTGGCGCTGATTCGGCCGGCGCCAAGACTTGGCCGAGGACTTGGAGGTTCTGACCGGAACGCGAGTTGACGCTCGCATCCAGTCGACGACGCGATAGGTCGACATGGCGCCATCCGTCGCGTCCCCCGCGCCGAGCTCAAGCTCCTCGCGGATGGGCTCCCCTGGCGACAGTTCAGACCACGAGCTGTAAGGCGATCGCGTCGGTCAGGAAGCTGTTCGTCTCAGTGCCGGTCCGGCCGATCGGTGGCTCGATCGTGGTTCTCCAGGACGCCCTGAGAGCAGTTTCCGGTCCAATCGCGCCGGACCGATTTTGCTCTCAGGGCCGCTCACAGAACTCTGGTGGGCCGGATTTCGGCGCTCAGCTCTGCGGCTTGTTCGGGTCCATCAGGGTCACGATGCGTTCGAGGTCGTCGATGGAGGCGAACTCGACGGTGATCTTGCCCTTGGTCTTGCCGAGGTCGACCTTGACGCGCGTCTCGAACCGGTCGGAGAGACGGTCGGCCAGGTCGACCAAGCGCGGAGCGACCGGCTTGTTGCGGCGGCGGTTCTGGGCGGGGTGTTCGTCGTTCATGTCGCCCATCGCGACGATCTCTTCGACCGACCGGACCGACAACCCCTCCGCCACGATCCGCTGCGCCAGCCGCTCGATCGCGTCGCCGCTCGGCAGGCCAAGGAGGGCACGCGCATGTCCCGCGGAGAGAACACCGGCCGCGACTCGACGCTGGACCGACGCCGGCAACTTGAGCAGGCGCAGGGTGTTCGAGATCTGCGGACGGGACCGCCCGATCCGCGTCGCCAGCACCTCCTGCGTACAGCCGAAGTCGTCGAGCATCTGCTGGTACGCCGCGGCTTCTTCCAGCGGGTTCAGCTGGCTCCGGTGCAGGTTTTCCAACAGCGCGTCGCGGAGCATGACGTCGTCGGAGGTCTCCCGGACGATCGCCGGGATCGTGGTCAGACCGGCTTCCTGGGTCGCGCGCCAGCGCCGCTCACCCATCACCAATTCGTACTGTTCGCCGGCGAGGCGGCGGACCACGATCGGCTGGAGCAGGCCGATCTCCTTCACCGAGTGGACGAGCTCCGCCATCGCGTCCTCGTCGAAGACGCTGCGCGGCTGCTTCGGGTTCGGGGTGATCTTGTCGACGTCGATCTCGGCGAACTGCGCACCGGGGACGGTGGCGAGTTCGGGCTCGGCGGGCTTGGCCGGCGGCGCTCCGGGGATCGAGCTCGACTTGCTGCCGAGGGTCGTACTACTGCCGGGAGCCGGGGTGCTCGGAATCAACGCACCGAGTCCACGTCCAAGCCTGGTGTTCATACGACTCCCTCGAGGTCTGCGACTGCGGTCCCGGCGGAGCGCCGGCCACCCTCTCCCAAACAATTAGCCTGCGCAACGGTAGCCGGTCCTTGTCGCGCCAACATCTCCGACCCCACCCATCTCGTGTCGCGTTCCACGTGAAACACCGCCGCCGCGGTTCGTCCGCATCACGGTTCCACGTGAACAGGCGCTATTCCAGCGACCCGCCAGCGTTGCCCAGACTGTCCGTTCCACGTGAAACACATCGGCGGCACACCCTTCCCCCACCCGCGGTGAGAGCCCCCGTTTCACGTGGAACCGTGGGGATCAAAGAAGGCCCGGACCAACGGCCCGGGCCTTCGCGGTGCAGCCGTCGGTCAGGGGGTGTTCCGCATCGCGATCTCCCGCGACGCCTCCAGGTACGAGAGCGCGCCGGCAGACGCCGGGTCGTACGCGAGCACCGTCTGGCCGTGGCTCGGTGCCTCGGAGATCCGGACAGAGCGCGGTACCGCGGTCCGCAGTACGGCGTCCTGGAAATGGCCACGCACCTCGGCGGCGACCTCTCCCGCAAGCTTCGTCCGGGCGTCGTACATGGTGAGCAGGATCGTCGAGACGTCGAGCTCCGGGTTCAGGTGCGACTTCACCATGTCGATGTGGCGGAGCAGCTGGGACAGACCCTCGAGCGCGTAGTACTCGCTCTGGATCGGGACCAGCACCTCGCGGGCCGCGGTCAGCGCGTTCACGGTGAGTAGACCGAGCGACGGCGGGCAGTCGATGAAGACGTAGTCGTACTTCTCACCCGCGGCGGCCGTCTCGGCCAGATGCGCGTCGAGCGCGCGCTTCAGGCGGCTCTCCCGGGCCACGATGCTGACCAGTTCGATCTCCGCGCCGGCCAGGTCGATGGTCGCCGGGATGACACTGATGCCCGGGTGCTCCTCGCAGGGCTGGATCAGCTTGGCGAGCGACTCGCCCTCGATGATCGCTTCGTAGATGCCCGGGGTCCCCTCCGCGTGCTCGATGCCGAGCGCCGTGGACGCGTTGCCCTGCGGGTCGAGGTCGATGACGAGGATCCGCGCGCCGTACAGGGCGAGGCCCGCGGCGACATTCACAGTGGTCGTGGTCTTTCCCACGCCACCCTTCTGATTGGCGACGACGAAGACCCTCGTCTCCTGGGGCAGCGGGAACTCGCGGCCCATCGTGCGTCCTTCGTTCACCAGCAGGGTCCGTTCGGTGGCGGCGGCGATCGGGGTCTCCAGCAGTCGTCGCTGTAGCTCGTCCGAAGTGGCCCGCGCGGCGATCTGTGCGGCAGTCATGGCGCCCATTCCAAGAGGTGCGGGACTTGGCCCGAAGAGGATGTCGGTGGGGGTCGGGGCGGGTTTACCCCCAGGTTCATCCACAGGCCTCTGTGGATGAATTCCCGTGTACGGGGGCGTCTCCCGGGGGTGGTCATCCACAGGGGGTGGGGACTCGGGGTACTGCTCCTCAGTATCGCGGATCGAACCCGTTTCACGTGAAACCGGAGCGTCGGAACGCACCGTCGGCAGCGTCGCGTCCAGGCCGGCCGAAGCCGCCATCCGCAGAGCCGAAGGCGCCCGCGACTCGGCCGGCGAACCCGCCGAAGGAATGTTGTCCACAGGAGCTGTGGACGCAGCAGGCCGATCACCAGTCGGCCCGAAGTCCCTACCAGGCACGCTCTCCGAAGCAGCCTCGTTCGCAGGAGTGGGCACCAGTTCGCCCGGTACCGCTTCGATCCCGGAGGACGACGGGGACGAGGACACAGACGAAGGCGTCACCTCGAACCCAGACGCAGTGGGAGATGTGAACTCAGGCGCCGGCGCCACGGAAGGCTCGGGCTCGGACTGCCCTCCAGAAAGATCGGCTCCGGTCGGCTCCGGAGTATCCACAGGCACGGGGCCTGGCGAGTTAGATGCTCTGGGCAACTCGGTATCCACAGGCGACGACTCCGCAGTGGACGGAGAGCTCACCCCAGCGGCGGACTCGGGGCTGTCGGCAACGACCGCCTCGGACCCACCATCGACGGAGGTAGGTGCTGTGGACTTCGGCGGGACGATCGGTGCCGGATCTGTGAGGACCTGGGTGACGGACTGCGGAGGTTCGACCGGCCAGCCGATGGCTTGGGACACCTGGGGGTGACCGGTGCTCTTCTCAGGCCATCCGAGGGCACGGCTCACGAACCCCTCACCTCCCGCGTCTTGTGTGCTTCGATCCCCGCGCAGCACGTCCGGCCACAATACTCACGACGGTCGTCGGCTGGGCCAGTTCGCCATCCCCGAGTTGGTGGATGTGCCATTCTTCCGCGCCGAGGGCCGTCAGCCGGCGTTCTGCTCCGGCGAGTTCCTCTTCGGCGGACGATCCCTTCATCGCCAGCATCAGGCCGCCCTCCGCACACAACGGCAGGCACCACCCGGCCAGCTTCTCCAACGGCGCCACGGCACGCGAGGCAACCACGTCGTACTCCGCGGGCGCGAGGTCCTCGGCCCGAGCCCGGACCACTTCGGCGTTGGTGAGATCGAGCTTCTCCACAGCCTCCTCGAGGAAGGTGGTGCGCCGGAGCAACGGCTCGACGAGCGACACCCGGAGATCGGGACGAACGAGAGCGAGCACGATCCCCGGCAGCCCGGCTCCGGTCCCGATATCGGCGACCGTCGACCCTTCGGGGATCAGGCGCTCCAGCACCGCGCAGTTCAGCAGGTGTCGCTCCCAGAGGCGCGGCACCTCGCGCGGACCGATCAGACCGCGCAGAGTTCCTTCGGTGGCCAGCAGGTCCGCGTACGCGGCCAGCCGGCCCGCCGCTCGGGGGTACAGCTCCTCCACCAGCGGCGGGGTTTCACGTGAAACGTCTCCGGTCACGAGCAGACCACGACGGCGTCAGGAAGGCTGGACGACGACCCGGCGACGCGGCTCCTCGCCCTCCGACTCGCTGGTCAGCCCGGCGGCCGCGACGACGTCGTGCACGACCTTCCGCTCGAACGGCGTCATCGGCTCCAGGCGGACCGGCTCACCGCTCGCCTTCGCCTCCTCGACCGCCTTCTTGCCGACCTGCTCCAGCTCGGTCTTGCGGTTCGCCCGGTAGTTCGAGACGTCCAGCATCAACCGCGACCGCTCACCGGTCTCCCGGTAGACGGCCAGCCGGGTGAGCTCCTGCAGCGCCTCGAGCACCTTGCCGTTCTCGCCGACGAGGTCGCTCAGGTCGGCACCCACGATCGACACCGCGGCCCGGTCGCCGTCGATGTCCATATCGATGTCGCCGTCCAGATCGGCGATGTCGAGCAGCTCTTCGAGGTAGTCGGCCGCGATGTCGCTCTCGTTCTCCAGCGCCTTCACGCGGTCCTCCGCGGACTTGCCGGGCTTCTCCGCCGACTCGGCGTTCTGCATGCCGTCGCTCACGGCCACTCCTTCGTGATTCGAGGTCCGCCCCACCGGGACCCAGGTCTTACAGTGCAAGGAAAACTGGGGGTACCGCCGCAGCGCTCAGTTGTCGGACTTGCGCGCGGCCGCCGACCCGCCGGACTTCTTCTGCGCCGCCTTCTGCTGCGCGGTCCGCTGCGCTCGCGACTTCGCCGCCGGCTGACGCTTGGCGTTGCCCGCCTTCTTCGCGGCCGGCGCCTTCTTGGCAGGCTGCTCGGAGGACTTCGCCGGCTGCTTCTTCGGCGTCTCGTCAGCTTGGCCATTGCTGTCGGCCGTCGACGCGCTCTGTCCGGTGGCACCGCCGGACTTCCGGTCGCTCCGGGACTGCCGCTTCGGCTGCTGCCGGGTGGCCGGCCGACGGTCCGAGCCGGTCTCGTCGTCGAGGGTGGCGGTCGCCAGACCGGTGTCCTCCGGCTTGCCCACGCGCCGGTTGTGCTCGCGCTTGCGGGCCTCCATCGCGTCGTACGCCGGGGTGCCCGGAGCCGGGTTGCGGCGGATCACGTAGAACTGCTGGCCCATCGTCCACAGGTTCGAGACGAACCAGTAGATGAGCACACCGATCGGGAAGTTGAAGCCACCGATCAGGAAGAAGACCGGGAAGACGTACAGCATGATCTTCTGCATCTGCGCCGCCTGGCCCTCGAGGGCCTCCTTCGGCATGTTCTTGCGCATCAGCTGAAGCTGGGTGATGAACATCGTGGCGGTCATCAGGATGATCAGCACGACGGCGACGATCTTGACGTTCGTCGCACCGGGGCCGCTGGCCTTCAGGAAGGTCTGCGAGATCTCCGCACCGAAGATCGTCGCGTGCTGCAGCGAGGAGACGTACGGATCCATGATGCTCGAGTGCGTCTTGCCCTTCGACGCGTAGTCGAGCACCCGGAACAGGGCCAGGAAGATCGGCGACTGCAGCAACAGCGGCAGGCACGAGGAGAACGGGTTCGTCCCGGTCTCCTTGTACAGCTTCATCATTTCCTGACCGAGCTTCTCCCGGTCATGGCCGTACTTCTTCTGCAGCTCCTTCATCTTCGGCTGCAGCAGCTGCATGTTCCGGCTGGAGCGGATCTGCCGCACGAACAGCGGGATCAGCAGGGTCCGGATGA encodes the following:
- a CDS encoding ParB/RepB/Spo0J family partition protein, translated to MNTRLGRGLGALIPSTPAPGSSTTLGSKSSSIPGAPPAKPAEPELATVPGAQFAEIDVDKITPNPKQPRSVFDEDAMAELVHSVKEIGLLQPIVVRRLAGEQYELVMGERRWRATQEAGLTTIPAIVRETSDDVMLRDALLENLHRSQLNPLEEAAAYQQMLDDFGCTQEVLATRIGRSRPQISNTLRLLKLPASVQRRVAAGVLSAGHARALLGLPSGDAIERLAQRIVAEGLSVRSVEEIVAMGDMNDEHPAQNRRRNKPVAPRLVDLADRLSDRFETRVKVDLGKTKGKITVEFASIDDLERIVTLMDPNKPQS
- a CDS encoding ParA family protein; this translates as MTAAQIAARATSDELQRRLLETPIAAATERTLLVNEGRTMGREFPLPQETRVFVVANQKGGVGKTTTTVNVAAGLALYGARILVIDLDPQGNASTALGIEHAEGTPGIYEAIIEGESLAKLIQPCEEHPGISVIPATIDLAGAEIELVSIVARESRLKRALDAHLAETAAAGEKYDYVFIDCPPSLGLLTVNALTAAREVLVPIQSEYYALEGLSQLLRHIDMVKSHLNPELDVSTILLTMYDARTKLAGEVAAEVRGHFQDAVLRTAVPRSVRISEAPSHGQTVLAYDPASAGALSYLEASREIAMRNTP
- the rsmG gene encoding 16S rRNA (guanine(527)-N(7))-methyltransferase RsmG — protein: MTGDVSRETPPLVEELYPRAAGRLAAYADLLATEGTLRGLIGPREVPRLWERHLLNCAVLERLIPEGSTVADIGTGAGLPGIVLALVRPDLRVSLVEPLLRRTTFLEEAVEKLDLTNAEVVRARAEDLAPAEYDVVASRAVAPLEKLAGWCLPLCAEGGLMLAMKGSSAEEELAGAERRLTALGAEEWHIHQLGDGELAQPTTVVSIVAGRAARGSKHTRRGR
- a CDS encoding protein jag, with the protein product MQNAESAEKPGKSAEDRVKALENESDIAADYLEELLDIADLDGDIDMDIDGDRAAVSIVGADLSDLVGENGKVLEALQELTRLAVYRETGERSRLMLDVSNYRANRKTELEQVGKKAVEEAKASGEPVRLEPMTPFERKVVHDVVAAAGLTSESEGEEPRRRVVVQPS